One genomic segment of Homo sapiens chromosome 14, GRCh38.p14 Primary Assembly includes these proteins:
- the PSME2 gene encoding proteasome activator complex subunit 2 isoform X1, translating to METDKQEKKEVHKCGFLPGNEKVLSLLALVKPEVWTLKEKCILVITWIQHLIPKIEDGNDFGVAIQEKVLERVNAVKTKVEAFQTTISKYFSERGDAVAKASKETHVMDYRALVHERDEAAYGELRAMVLDLRAFYAELYHIISSNLEKIVNPKGEEKPSMY from the exons ATGGAAACAGATAagcaggagaagaaagaag TCCATAAGTGTGGATTTCTCCCTGGGAATGAGAAAGTCCTGTCCCTGCTTGCCCTGGTTAAGCCAGAAGTCTGGACTCTCAAAGAGAAATGCATTCTG GTGATTACATGGATCCAACACCTGATCCCCAAGATTGAAGATGGAAATGATTTTGGGGTAGCAATCCAG GAGAAGGTGCTGGAGAGGGTGAATGCCGTCAAGACCAAAGTGGAAGCTTTCCAGACAACCATTTCCAA GTACTTCTCAGAACGTGGGGATGCTGTGGCCAAGGCCTCCAAGGAGACTCATGTA ATGGATTACCGGGCCTTGGTGCATGAGCGAGATGAGGCAGCCTATGGGGAGCTCAGGGCCATGGTGCTGGACCTGAGGGCCTTCTAT GCTGAGCTTTATCATATCATCAGCAGCAACCTGGAGAAAATTGTCAACCCAAAGGGTGAAGAAAAGCCATCTATGTACTGA
- the PSME2 gene encoding proteasome activator complex subunit 2, translating into MAKPCGVRLSGEARKQVEVFRQNLFQEAEEFLYRFLPQKIIYLNQLLQEDSLNVADLTSLRAPLDIPIPDPPPKDDEMETDKQEKKEVHKCGFLPGNEKVLSLLALVKPEVWTLKEKCILVITWIQHLIPKIEDGNDFGVAIQEKVLERVNAVKTKVEAFQTTISKYFSERGDAVAKASKETHVMDYRALVHERDEAAYGELRAMVLDLRAFYAELYHIISSNLEKIVNPKGEEKPSMY; encoded by the exons ATGGCCAAGCCGTGTGGGGTGCGCCTGAGCGGGGAAGCCCGCAAACAG GTGGAGGTCTTCAGACAGAATCTTTTCCAGGAG GCTGAGGAATTCCTCTACAGATTCTTGCCACAGAAAATCATATACCTGAATCAGCTCTTGCAA GAGGACTCCCTCAATGTGGCTGACTTGACTTCCCTCCGGGCCCCACTGGACATCCCCATCCCAGACCCTCCACCCAAGGATGATGAG ATGGAAACAGATAagcaggagaagaaagaag TCCATAAGTGTGGATTTCTCCCTGGGAATGAGAAAGTCCTGTCCCTGCTTGCCCTGGTTAAGCCAGAAGTCTGGACTCTCAAAGAGAAATGCATTCTG GTGATTACATGGATCCAACACCTGATCCCCAAGATTGAAGATGGAAATGATTTTGGGGTAGCAATCCAG GAGAAGGTGCTGGAGAGGGTGAATGCCGTCAAGACCAAAGTGGAAGCTTTCCAGACAACCATTTCCAA GTACTTCTCAGAACGTGGGGATGCTGTGGCCAAGGCCTCCAAGGAGACTCATGTA ATGGATTACCGGGCCTTGGTGCATGAGCGAGATGAGGCAGCCTATGGGGAGCTCAGGGCCATGGTGCTGGACCTGAGGGCCTTCTAT GCTGAGCTTTATCATATCATCAGCAGCAACCTGGAGAAAATTGTCAACCCAAAGGGTGAAGAAAAGCCATCTATGTACTGA